In Periplaneta americana isolate PAMFEO1 chromosome 4, P.americana_PAMFEO1_priV1, whole genome shotgun sequence, one DNA window encodes the following:
- the LOC138698623 gene encoding zinc finger protein OZF-like isoform X2: MEISSKVKTNDDNYSLQKKKLTWNKIAVEFNANSRNIPVWVSDPSHSAAMDVIKMEPEADPLALEGTDATDVTDSEEKKPLSERQGNLLTPHTAWIKEEYVDPSYEQTSEVKAEVSPMPATLPVAKCEAEEALCDVYTVKDSNVEARQENDESLSESISDTHIGLSSEETLQCTCKQNSKNDGPSHNVDSGRNIDCQLHNKECVQKDSLEGQHHTKKDDSAVKCDVCGRSFIHLHHLKRHVQTHTGQKLYKCESCGKCFSSWEWLKIHERQHSGEKPFKCNVCGYRFPKLEHLMNHERMHAGEKLFKCEACEKCFSELEHLKNHERQHTGETPFKCDICGNFFSRSGNLKVHKRQHTGERPFKCDTCGKRFSQAGVLKIHERQHTGEKPFICNFCGKTFSQSGNLKTHERQHTGERPYKCNVCGSCFSKSDNLKSHERMHTGEKPFKCKACGKCFSRWSHLRRHEQQHTSN, translated from the exons gtGTGGGTTTCTGACCCTTCCCACTCAGCTGCGATGGATGTGATCAAGATGGAGCCAGAGGCCGACCCATTGGCCTTAGAAGGAACTGATGCAACTGATGTCACAGATTCAGAAGAGAAAAAGCCTTTGTCAGAG AGGCAAGGGAATTTATTGACTCCACACACGGCTTGGATAAAGGAGGAGTATGTGGACCCCAGCTATGAACAGACATCAGAGGTGAAGGCTGAGGTGTCTCCCATGCCAGCAACGCTTCCTGTGGCCAAGTGTGAAGCTGAG GAGGCGTTATGTGACGTATACACTGTGAAGGACTCGAATGTGGAAGCAAGGCAAGAGAATGACGAATCCCTGAGTGAGAG CATTTCTGACACACACATCGGATTATCGAGTGAAGAAACACTACAATGCACCTGTAAGCAGAATTCCAAAAATGATGGCCCCTCTCATAACGTTGACAGTGGAAGGAATATTGACTGTCAACTTCACAATAAAGAGTGTGTTCAAAAAGACAGCTTGGAGGGACAACATCACACGAAAAAAGACGACAGTGCAGTGAAGTGTGATGTTTGTGGGAGGTCTTTTATACACTTGCATCATCTCAAGAGGCATGTTCAAACTCACACAGGGCAAAAACTGTACAAATGTGAGTCTTGTGGTAAATGCTTCTCGAGTTGGGAATGGCTGAAAATTCATGAACGTCAGCACTCTGGCGAAAAACCATTTAAATGCAATGTTTGTGGGTATCGTTTCCCCAAGTTGGAACATCTGATGAACCACGAGCGCATGCACGCAGGTGAAAAACTATTCAAATGCGAAGCTTGTGAAAAGTGCTTCTCAGAATTGGAACATCTAAAAAATCACGAACGCCAGCACACCGGCGAGACTCCCTTCAAGTGCGACATATGCGGTAATTTCTTCTCACGTTCGGGAAATCTCAAAGTTCATAAACGGCAGCACACGGGCGAAAGGCCGTTCAAATGTGATACCTGCGGGAAAAGATTTTCGCAAGCTGGCGTGCTGAAAATTCACGAACGCCAGCACACAGGAGAGAAACCATTCATATGTAACTTCTGCGGTAAAACTTTCTCACAGTCAGGAAATTTAAAAACTCATGAGAGGCAGCACACGGGTGAGAGACCTTATAAATGCAATGTTTGTGGTAGCTGTTTCTCGAAGTCCGACAACCTGAAAAGTCATGAACGGATGCATACCGGagagaagcctttcaaatgcaaagcttgtggaaaatgtttctcgcGATGGTCGCATCTTAGAAGACACGAACAACAACATACAAgcaattga
- the LOC138698623 gene encoding zinc finger protein OZF-like isoform X4 yields MVVWVSDPSHSAAMDVIKMEPEADPLALEGTDATDVTDSEEKKPLSERQGNLLTPHTAWIKEEYVDPSYEQTSEVKAEVSPMPATLPVAKCEAEEALCDVYTVKDSNVEARQENDESLSESISDTHIGLSSEETLQCTCKQNSKNDGPSHNVDSGRNIDCQLHNKECVQKDSLEGQHHTKKDDSAVKCDVCGRSFIHLHHLKRHVQTHTGQKLYKCESCGKCFSSWEWLKIHERQHSGEKPFKCNVCGYRFPKLEHLMNHERMHAGEKLFKCEACEKCFSELEHLKNHERQHTGETPFKCDICGNFFSRSGNLKVHKRQHTGERPFKCDTCGKRFSQAGVLKIHERQHTGEKPFICNFCGKTFSQSGNLKTHERQHTGERPYKCNVCGSCFSKSDNLKSHERMHTGEKPFKCKACGKCFSRWSHLRRHEQQHTSN; encoded by the exons gtGTGGGTTTCTGACCCTTCCCACTCAGCTGCGATGGATGTGATCAAGATGGAGCCAGAGGCCGACCCATTGGCCTTAGAAGGAACTGATGCAACTGATGTCACAGATTCAGAAGAGAAAAAGCCTTTGTCAGAG AGGCAAGGGAATTTATTGACTCCACACACGGCTTGGATAAAGGAGGAGTATGTGGACCCCAGCTATGAACAGACATCAGAGGTGAAGGCTGAGGTGTCTCCCATGCCAGCAACGCTTCCTGTGGCCAAGTGTGAAGCTGAG GAGGCGTTATGTGACGTATACACTGTGAAGGACTCGAATGTGGAAGCAAGGCAAGAGAATGACGAATCCCTGAGTGAGAG CATTTCTGACACACACATCGGATTATCGAGTGAAGAAACACTACAATGCACCTGTAAGCAGAATTCCAAAAATGATGGCCCCTCTCATAACGTTGACAGTGGAAGGAATATTGACTGTCAACTTCACAATAAAGAGTGTGTTCAAAAAGACAGCTTGGAGGGACAACATCACACGAAAAAAGACGACAGTGCAGTGAAGTGTGATGTTTGTGGGAGGTCTTTTATACACTTGCATCATCTCAAGAGGCATGTTCAAACTCACACAGGGCAAAAACTGTACAAATGTGAGTCTTGTGGTAAATGCTTCTCGAGTTGGGAATGGCTGAAAATTCATGAACGTCAGCACTCTGGCGAAAAACCATTTAAATGCAATGTTTGTGGGTATCGTTTCCCCAAGTTGGAACATCTGATGAACCACGAGCGCATGCACGCAGGTGAAAAACTATTCAAATGCGAAGCTTGTGAAAAGTGCTTCTCAGAATTGGAACATCTAAAAAATCACGAACGCCAGCACACCGGCGAGACTCCCTTCAAGTGCGACATATGCGGTAATTTCTTCTCACGTTCGGGAAATCTCAAAGTTCATAAACGGCAGCACACGGGCGAAAGGCCGTTCAAATGTGATACCTGCGGGAAAAGATTTTCGCAAGCTGGCGTGCTGAAAATTCACGAACGCCAGCACACAGGAGAGAAACCATTCATATGTAACTTCTGCGGTAAAACTTTCTCACAGTCAGGAAATTTAAAAACTCATGAGAGGCAGCACACGGGTGAGAGACCTTATAAATGCAATGTTTGTGGTAGCTGTTTCTCGAAGTCCGACAACCTGAAAAGTCATGAACGGATGCATACCGGagagaagcctttcaaatgcaaagcttgtggaaaatgtttctcgcGATGGTCGCATCTTAGAAGACACGAACAACAACATACAAgcaattga
- the LOC138698623 gene encoding zinc finger protein OZF-like isoform X5: MVWVSDPSHSAAMDVIKMEPEADPLALEGTDATDVTDSEEKKPLSERQGNLLTPHTAWIKEEYVDPSYEQTSEVKAEVSPMPATLPVAKCEAEEALCDVYTVKDSNVEARQENDESLSESISDTHIGLSSEETLQCTCKQNSKNDGPSHNVDSGRNIDCQLHNKECVQKDSLEGQHHTKKDDSAVKCDVCGRSFIHLHHLKRHVQTHTGQKLYKCESCGKCFSSWEWLKIHERQHSGEKPFKCNVCGYRFPKLEHLMNHERMHAGEKLFKCEACEKCFSELEHLKNHERQHTGETPFKCDICGNFFSRSGNLKVHKRQHTGERPFKCDTCGKRFSQAGVLKIHERQHTGEKPFICNFCGKTFSQSGNLKTHERQHTGERPYKCNVCGSCFSKSDNLKSHERMHTGEKPFKCKACGKCFSRWSHLRRHEQQHTSN, encoded by the exons gtGTGGGTTTCTGACCCTTCCCACTCAGCTGCGATGGATGTGATCAAGATGGAGCCAGAGGCCGACCCATTGGCCTTAGAAGGAACTGATGCAACTGATGTCACAGATTCAGAAGAGAAAAAGCCTTTGTCAGAG AGGCAAGGGAATTTATTGACTCCACACACGGCTTGGATAAAGGAGGAGTATGTGGACCCCAGCTATGAACAGACATCAGAGGTGAAGGCTGAGGTGTCTCCCATGCCAGCAACGCTTCCTGTGGCCAAGTGTGAAGCTGAG GAGGCGTTATGTGACGTATACACTGTGAAGGACTCGAATGTGGAAGCAAGGCAAGAGAATGACGAATCCCTGAGTGAGAG CATTTCTGACACACACATCGGATTATCGAGTGAAGAAACACTACAATGCACCTGTAAGCAGAATTCCAAAAATGATGGCCCCTCTCATAACGTTGACAGTGGAAGGAATATTGACTGTCAACTTCACAATAAAGAGTGTGTTCAAAAAGACAGCTTGGAGGGACAACATCACACGAAAAAAGACGACAGTGCAGTGAAGTGTGATGTTTGTGGGAGGTCTTTTATACACTTGCATCATCTCAAGAGGCATGTTCAAACTCACACAGGGCAAAAACTGTACAAATGTGAGTCTTGTGGTAAATGCTTCTCGAGTTGGGAATGGCTGAAAATTCATGAACGTCAGCACTCTGGCGAAAAACCATTTAAATGCAATGTTTGTGGGTATCGTTTCCCCAAGTTGGAACATCTGATGAACCACGAGCGCATGCACGCAGGTGAAAAACTATTCAAATGCGAAGCTTGTGAAAAGTGCTTCTCAGAATTGGAACATCTAAAAAATCACGAACGCCAGCACACCGGCGAGACTCCCTTCAAGTGCGACATATGCGGTAATTTCTTCTCACGTTCGGGAAATCTCAAAGTTCATAAACGGCAGCACACGGGCGAAAGGCCGTTCAAATGTGATACCTGCGGGAAAAGATTTTCGCAAGCTGGCGTGCTGAAAATTCACGAACGCCAGCACACAGGAGAGAAACCATTCATATGTAACTTCTGCGGTAAAACTTTCTCACAGTCAGGAAATTTAAAAACTCATGAGAGGCAGCACACGGGTGAGAGACCTTATAAATGCAATGTTTGTGGTAGCTGTTTCTCGAAGTCCGACAACCTGAAAAGTCATGAACGGATGCATACCGGagagaagcctttcaaatgcaaagcttgtggaaaatgtttctcgcGATGGTCGCATCTTAGAAGACACGAACAACAACATACAAgcaattga
- the LOC138698623 gene encoding zinc finger protein OZF-like isoform X6 translates to MDVIKMEPEADPLALEGTDATDVTDSEEKKPLSERQGNLLTPHTAWIKEEYVDPSYEQTSEVKAEVSPMPATLPVAKCEAEEALCDVYTVKDSNVEARQENDESLSESISDTHIGLSSEETLQCTCKQNSKNDGPSHNVDSGRNIDCQLHNKECVQKDSLEGQHHTKKDDSAVKCDVCGRSFIHLHHLKRHVQTHTGQKLYKCESCGKCFSSWEWLKIHERQHSGEKPFKCNVCGYRFPKLEHLMNHERMHAGEKLFKCEACEKCFSELEHLKNHERQHTGETPFKCDICGNFFSRSGNLKVHKRQHTGERPFKCDTCGKRFSQAGVLKIHERQHTGEKPFICNFCGKTFSQSGNLKTHERQHTGERPYKCNVCGSCFSKSDNLKSHERMHTGEKPFKCKACGKCFSRWSHLRRHEQQHTSN, encoded by the exons ATGGATGTGATCAAGATGGAGCCAGAGGCCGACCCATTGGCCTTAGAAGGAACTGATGCAACTGATGTCACAGATTCAGAAGAGAAAAAGCCTTTGTCAGAG AGGCAAGGGAATTTATTGACTCCACACACGGCTTGGATAAAGGAGGAGTATGTGGACCCCAGCTATGAACAGACATCAGAGGTGAAGGCTGAGGTGTCTCCCATGCCAGCAACGCTTCCTGTGGCCAAGTGTGAAGCTGAG GAGGCGTTATGTGACGTATACACTGTGAAGGACTCGAATGTGGAAGCAAGGCAAGAGAATGACGAATCCCTGAGTGAGAG CATTTCTGACACACACATCGGATTATCGAGTGAAGAAACACTACAATGCACCTGTAAGCAGAATTCCAAAAATGATGGCCCCTCTCATAACGTTGACAGTGGAAGGAATATTGACTGTCAACTTCACAATAAAGAGTGTGTTCAAAAAGACAGCTTGGAGGGACAACATCACACGAAAAAAGACGACAGTGCAGTGAAGTGTGATGTTTGTGGGAGGTCTTTTATACACTTGCATCATCTCAAGAGGCATGTTCAAACTCACACAGGGCAAAAACTGTACAAATGTGAGTCTTGTGGTAAATGCTTCTCGAGTTGGGAATGGCTGAAAATTCATGAACGTCAGCACTCTGGCGAAAAACCATTTAAATGCAATGTTTGTGGGTATCGTTTCCCCAAGTTGGAACATCTGATGAACCACGAGCGCATGCACGCAGGTGAAAAACTATTCAAATGCGAAGCTTGTGAAAAGTGCTTCTCAGAATTGGAACATCTAAAAAATCACGAACGCCAGCACACCGGCGAGACTCCCTTCAAGTGCGACATATGCGGTAATTTCTTCTCACGTTCGGGAAATCTCAAAGTTCATAAACGGCAGCACACGGGCGAAAGGCCGTTCAAATGTGATACCTGCGGGAAAAGATTTTCGCAAGCTGGCGTGCTGAAAATTCACGAACGCCAGCACACAGGAGAGAAACCATTCATATGTAACTTCTGCGGTAAAACTTTCTCACAGTCAGGAAATTTAAAAACTCATGAGAGGCAGCACACGGGTGAGAGACCTTATAAATGCAATGTTTGTGGTAGCTGTTTCTCGAAGTCCGACAACCTGAAAAGTCATGAACGGATGCATACCGGagagaagcctttcaaatgcaaagcttgtggaaaatgtttctcgcGATGGTCGCATCTTAGAAGACACGAACAACAACATACAAgcaattga
- the LOC138698623 gene encoding zinc finger protein OZF-like isoform X3, with amino-acid sequence MKQNSMMDVVRGLYVLLRISVWVSDPSHSAAMDVIKMEPEADPLALEGTDATDVTDSEEKKPLSERQGNLLTPHTAWIKEEYVDPSYEQTSEVKAEVSPMPATLPVAKCEAEEALCDVYTVKDSNVEARQENDESLSESISDTHIGLSSEETLQCTCKQNSKNDGPSHNVDSGRNIDCQLHNKECVQKDSLEGQHHTKKDDSAVKCDVCGRSFIHLHHLKRHVQTHTGQKLYKCESCGKCFSSWEWLKIHERQHSGEKPFKCNVCGYRFPKLEHLMNHERMHAGEKLFKCEACEKCFSELEHLKNHERQHTGETPFKCDICGNFFSRSGNLKVHKRQHTGERPFKCDTCGKRFSQAGVLKIHERQHTGEKPFICNFCGKTFSQSGNLKTHERQHTGERPYKCNVCGSCFSKSDNLKSHERMHTGEKPFKCKACGKCFSRWSHLRRHEQQHTSN; translated from the exons gtGTGGGTTTCTGACCCTTCCCACTCAGCTGCGATGGATGTGATCAAGATGGAGCCAGAGGCCGACCCATTGGCCTTAGAAGGAACTGATGCAACTGATGTCACAGATTCAGAAGAGAAAAAGCCTTTGTCAGAG AGGCAAGGGAATTTATTGACTCCACACACGGCTTGGATAAAGGAGGAGTATGTGGACCCCAGCTATGAACAGACATCAGAGGTGAAGGCTGAGGTGTCTCCCATGCCAGCAACGCTTCCTGTGGCCAAGTGTGAAGCTGAG GAGGCGTTATGTGACGTATACACTGTGAAGGACTCGAATGTGGAAGCAAGGCAAGAGAATGACGAATCCCTGAGTGAGAG CATTTCTGACACACACATCGGATTATCGAGTGAAGAAACACTACAATGCACCTGTAAGCAGAATTCCAAAAATGATGGCCCCTCTCATAACGTTGACAGTGGAAGGAATATTGACTGTCAACTTCACAATAAAGAGTGTGTTCAAAAAGACAGCTTGGAGGGACAACATCACACGAAAAAAGACGACAGTGCAGTGAAGTGTGATGTTTGTGGGAGGTCTTTTATACACTTGCATCATCTCAAGAGGCATGTTCAAACTCACACAGGGCAAAAACTGTACAAATGTGAGTCTTGTGGTAAATGCTTCTCGAGTTGGGAATGGCTGAAAATTCATGAACGTCAGCACTCTGGCGAAAAACCATTTAAATGCAATGTTTGTGGGTATCGTTTCCCCAAGTTGGAACATCTGATGAACCACGAGCGCATGCACGCAGGTGAAAAACTATTCAAATGCGAAGCTTGTGAAAAGTGCTTCTCAGAATTGGAACATCTAAAAAATCACGAACGCCAGCACACCGGCGAGACTCCCTTCAAGTGCGACATATGCGGTAATTTCTTCTCACGTTCGGGAAATCTCAAAGTTCATAAACGGCAGCACACGGGCGAAAGGCCGTTCAAATGTGATACCTGCGGGAAAAGATTTTCGCAAGCTGGCGTGCTGAAAATTCACGAACGCCAGCACACAGGAGAGAAACCATTCATATGTAACTTCTGCGGTAAAACTTTCTCACAGTCAGGAAATTTAAAAACTCATGAGAGGCAGCACACGGGTGAGAGACCTTATAAATGCAATGTTTGTGGTAGCTGTTTCTCGAAGTCCGACAACCTGAAAAGTCATGAACGGATGCATACCGGagagaagcctttcaaatgcaaagcttgtggaaaatgtttctcgcGATGGTCGCATCTTAGAAGACACGAACAACAACATACAAgcaattga